A stretch of Candidatus Methylacidithermus pantelleriae DNA encodes these proteins:
- a CDS encoding MBL fold metallo-hydrolase: MNPYGHACRSFCHPRKIWLSIVAASVSFWTVSCYAAVVVRWYGHNFVYLISASGLRVAFDPFGQEVVHYPFPAKLQADVVLISNESDSCSAAEKLYGSPQVFRSVTAIGINNARGLLFRGVETYRDDHRGAFLGRNVCFVLDLDGIRFIHLGDLGHPLEPSQKEALGRADVLFLPVGNPRLSMETLDQIVDDLQPRIVVPIGYKTEASGSLNLRDLESYLDKRANVKRIGGSEFSLTPDSLPSKTTIYVLSRPSLP; encoded by the coding sequence ATGAACCCATATGGGCACGCCTGCAGGAGCTTTTGTCACCCAAGGAAAATCTGGCTTTCGATCGTCGCAGCCAGCGTGTCTTTCTGGACAGTTTCCTGCTATGCGGCGGTGGTGGTTCGCTGGTACGGTCACAATTTTGTCTATCTCATCTCCGCAAGTGGTCTTCGGGTAGCTTTTGATCCTTTCGGCCAAGAGGTAGTTCATTATCCATTTCCTGCGAAACTTCAGGCCGACGTTGTCCTTATTTCCAACGAGTCGGATAGCTGTTCGGCAGCCGAGAAGCTCTATGGGTCACCACAGGTGTTTCGCAGTGTTACAGCCATCGGTATCAACAACGCTCGGGGCCTTCTTTTCCGAGGGGTTGAAACGTATCGGGACGATCATCGAGGCGCGTTTTTAGGGCGCAACGTGTGTTTTGTCCTTGACTTGGATGGAATTCGATTCATCCACCTCGGAGACTTAGGTCACCCTTTAGAACCTTCCCAAAAGGAGGCGCTAGGAAGAGCGGATGTCCTTTTTTTACCGGTCGGTAACCCCAGACTTTCCATGGAAACTTTGGATCAAATTGTGGACGACCTCCAGCCCAGGATCGTGGTGCCTATCGGGTATAAAACCGAAGCGTCCGGCTCACTGAATCTCCGGGATTTGGAGAGCTACTTGGACAAGCGAGCGAACGTTAAACGGATCGGTGGTTCGGAGTTTAGCCTCACTCCCGACTCGCTTCCTTCCAAGACGACGATTTACGTCCTGTCCCGTCCTTCTCTTCCATGA
- the purD gene encoding phosphoribosylamine--glycine ligase, whose product MKVLLVGSGAREHALAWHLRRSGCVQSLYTAPGNAGTERLGTNLPIPSSDLEGLVQWAKAHRPDWVVVGPEAPLCLGLADRMTEEVGVPVLGPSKKAALLEGSKAATKELLLQEGIPTARGGFAESLPEAMRLSRKIGWPQVIKADGLAAGKGVFVVENQEQAEQVLESLLVERKLGEAGQRVVIEEFLVGEELSAFVFLYEHQMVFLGTARDYKRVGEGNRGPNTGGMGAYSPVGWATGEVIEILREKIFDPVHRALRKQGISYKGILYGGLLWNEKGPHVLEFNVRLGDPEAQVLVPLLPLSLLDLWRQAQDYELSSWSTLPSSNRVAVGVVVAARGYPEAPILGEPIEGLCPDVEVGEGKLLFLGGVRREADRGFLTCAGRVVTAVGVAQDQARARAQAYELAAQVRFPSAFFRRDIG is encoded by the coding sequence ATGAAAGTACTCCTCGTTGGCTCCGGAGCTCGGGAACATGCCCTTGCCTGGCATCTACGACGAAGCGGCTGTGTCCAAAGCCTTTACACCGCACCGGGAAATGCGGGAACCGAAAGACTGGGCACGAACCTTCCCATCCCATCCAGCGACCTTGAAGGGCTGGTGCAATGGGCAAAGGCCCACCGGCCTGACTGGGTAGTCGTTGGGCCAGAAGCTCCCTTGTGTTTAGGGCTTGCCGACCGGATGACAGAAGAGGTTGGGGTGCCGGTACTGGGTCCCTCAAAGAAAGCTGCCCTCTTGGAAGGAAGCAAAGCGGCAACCAAGGAACTTCTGCTCCAAGAGGGAATTCCGACCGCGCGGGGTGGTTTTGCGGAGAGCTTGCCGGAAGCGATGCGACTGTCTCGAAAGATCGGCTGGCCGCAGGTAATCAAAGCCGATGGGTTGGCTGCAGGCAAAGGGGTTTTTGTTGTCGAAAACCAGGAGCAGGCGGAACAGGTTCTAGAGTCTCTTTTGGTAGAACGAAAACTGGGGGAAGCTGGACAGCGGGTCGTGATTGAAGAGTTTCTCGTGGGGGAAGAGCTTTCGGCTTTTGTCTTTCTTTACGAGCACCAGATGGTCTTTTTGGGAACGGCTCGAGACTACAAGCGGGTCGGGGAAGGTAACCGAGGGCCCAATACGGGAGGTATGGGGGCGTATAGCCCGGTTGGTTGGGCTACTGGAGAGGTGATTGAGATTCTTCGGGAAAAAATCTTTGACCCCGTGCACCGCGCTTTACGTAAACAAGGAATCTCGTACAAGGGGATTCTTTACGGTGGGCTCCTGTGGAATGAGAAAGGCCCACATGTCTTAGAGTTTAACGTACGGCTCGGCGATCCAGAGGCTCAAGTACTCGTACCGCTTTTACCGCTTTCCCTGCTGGATCTCTGGCGACAGGCCCAGGACTATGAGCTTTCTTCGTGGAGCACGTTACCTTCGAGCAACCGGGTCGCCGTGGGGGTGGTCGTTGCTGCTCGGGGGTATCCGGAGGCTCCTATCCTCGGGGAACCGATTGAGGGTCTTTGTCCCGATGTCGAGGTAGGAGAAGGAAAACTCCTTTTTCTGGGCGGAGTCCGGAGAGAGGCGGACAGAGGTTTTCTCACATGCGCAGGGAGGGTGGTCACGGCGGTAGGGGTCGCTCAAGATCAAGCGCGGGCTCGGGCGCAGGCGTATGAGCTTGCGGCGCAGGTCCGATTTCCTTCCGCTTTTTTCCGCCGGGATATTGGGTAG
- a CDS encoding DUF6662 family protein: MKLTQRCSSLFLTAVLFVGTTVATYPHETPFVFTYLTELQPKGSWEFEQWVLPFVGQQSGDYANIFFRDEIEYGISDQFQLALYVNSRYVEAFRNLPNGFTGGPDVPATASPLGRFRNFDFDSVSLEMIYQLLNPYKDPIGLALYFEPLFGTDKAEAEPKLLLQKNFFNDRLVVAYNFVWEWEWEKELEGPPGIGPFEEHMAKEMAMIHFVGVSYQLGNGWWLGVEGEEHSEFEGFTLKGIEHAAFFLGPAVHYGAERWWASLSVLPQVFAVPLNEEQREVMSGGRIFGNEHVAVQVGLRVGISW, encoded by the coding sequence ATGAAACTCACCCAACGATGCTCTTCTCTCTTTTTGACGGCCGTTCTTTTCGTCGGGACAACCGTGGCAACCTATCCCCACGAAACACCCTTTGTCTTTACCTACCTAACCGAGCTCCAACCCAAAGGAAGCTGGGAATTCGAACAATGGGTTCTTCCCTTCGTAGGCCAACAAAGCGGCGATTACGCCAACATCTTCTTTCGAGACGAAATCGAGTACGGCATAAGCGACCAGTTCCAGCTCGCCCTCTACGTTAATAGCCGCTACGTAGAAGCCTTTCGTAATCTTCCCAACGGGTTCACGGGAGGCCCGGACGTTCCTGCTACCGCTAGCCCGCTGGGCCGCTTCCGGAATTTTGACTTCGATAGCGTAAGCCTCGAAATGATCTACCAGCTCTTAAATCCCTACAAAGACCCCATAGGTCTGGCTTTGTATTTCGAGCCCCTTTTCGGAACAGATAAAGCCGAAGCCGAACCCAAGCTTCTTCTCCAGAAAAACTTCTTCAATGACCGGCTCGTCGTCGCATACAACTTCGTCTGGGAGTGGGAATGGGAGAAAGAACTCGAAGGGCCCCCGGGCATTGGGCCTTTTGAGGAGCACATGGCCAAAGAGATGGCGATGATCCATTTTGTCGGCGTGTCGTATCAATTAGGAAACGGCTGGTGGTTAGGGGTTGAAGGGGAAGAACACAGCGAATTTGAAGGATTCACTCTCAAGGGCATCGAGCATGCCGCCTTTTTCCTTGGACCTGCGGTCCACTATGGTGCCGAACGCTGGTGGGCGTCCCTCTCGGTTTTGCCCCAGGTCTTTGCGGTTCCTTTGAACGAGGAACAACGGGAAGTAATGAGTGGAGGCCGGATTTTTGGGAACGAACATGTGGCCGTCCAAGTAGGACTGCGTGTGGGGATTAGCTGGTAA
- a CDS encoding FMN-binding protein produces MKSWITPTVTIVTSVIPTVAHSTIYLSVEEAQRILFPHAQFQPLSLHLTEEQKKAIEEFSGAPFSPGTVQVWKAIPGGYFFVDRVLGKHQYFTYALALGPKGEILGLEILTYSESHGGEVRRPAWKTQFLGKRFATPPQWQFNITNITGATLSCKHLTSGVRRLLAIYHYALAH; encoded by the coding sequence ATGAAATCGTGGATCACTCCCACAGTCACCATCGTTACTTCTGTCATTCCCACGGTAGCCCACTCCACGATCTACCTTTCCGTCGAGGAAGCCCAGAGAATCCTCTTTCCCCACGCTCAATTCCAACCCCTATCCCTTCATCTGACAGAGGAACAAAAGAAAGCCATTGAGGAGTTTAGCGGGGCTCCCTTCTCTCCAGGTACGGTCCAGGTCTGGAAGGCTATCCCGGGTGGCTACTTCTTTGTCGATCGTGTGCTCGGCAAGCACCAGTACTTCACGTATGCTTTGGCTCTGGGACCGAAGGGAGAAATTTTGGGGCTAGAAATTTTAACCTATAGCGAGAGCCACGGAGGCGAAGTTCGCAGACCCGCTTGGAAAACCCAGTTCCTTGGAAAACGTTTTGCCACACCACCCCAGTGGCAGTTCAACATCACCAATATCACCGGGGCTACTCTCTCCTGCAAACACCTAACCAGCGGAGTTCGAAGACTCCTTGCCATCTACCACTATGCTCTTGCCCACTGA
- a CDS encoding FAD:protein FMN transferase translates to MPSTTMLLPTEILRRCRPGFETLVEITVTGSSRDTLASALTDAFRRIQHVYRSVNFFDPQSELSLLHRTAWHKPVPVSRLCYAIIGRALQLARTFPGSFDPTVATKVTPRSRLLALGLERPPDPAASWKDILLLPRRRIVFLRPLLLDLGGIAKGYAVDAAIRCLRLRVSGALVNAGGDLRCFGSCCWPVLVRDPRRPIRLGLVLQVSNTALATSAYPARCRYPDHHLSRGLWHPETEKAYRGNESVTVLAPRCWIADGLTKVFLLGNAQARALACQWQAKALWIQSGSFGQLHWRWETAPPPSPRQKEHAAPLWRRFFH, encoded by the coding sequence TTGCCATCTACCACTATGCTCTTGCCCACTGAAATCTTGCGGCGCTGTCGTCCCGGCTTTGAAACCCTGGTGGAAATCACAGTAACCGGTTCCTCGCGGGACACCCTCGCCTCGGCCTTGACGGACGCCTTCCGACGAATCCAGCACGTCTACCGGTCAGTTAATTTTTTTGATCCCCAAAGCGAGCTTTCCCTCCTCCACCGCACAGCCTGGCACAAGCCTGTGCCGGTAAGCCGGCTCTGTTACGCAATTATAGGCCGTGCCCTGCAGCTGGCTCGAACCTTTCCCGGATCTTTTGATCCCACGGTGGCTACCAAGGTGACCCCAAGGTCCAGGCTTTTGGCTCTCGGTTTGGAGCGGCCACCAGATCCCGCTGCTAGCTGGAAAGACATCCTGCTTCTCCCTCGAAGAAGAATCGTTTTCCTGCGGCCTTTGCTTTTGGATCTCGGGGGTATTGCCAAAGGTTACGCAGTCGACGCAGCGATCCGCTGCCTGCGCCTTCGCGTCTCCGGAGCCTTGGTAAACGCCGGCGGGGACCTCCGTTGCTTTGGTTCCTGTTGCTGGCCCGTCTTAGTGAGAGATCCTCGCCGCCCGATACGGCTGGGCTTGGTCCTCCAAGTGTCAAACACCGCTCTTGCAACCTCGGCGTATCCCGCGCGTTGTCGTTATCCGGATCATCACTTATCCAGGGGTCTCTGGCACCCTGAGACCGAAAAAGCTTACCGTGGAAACGAAAGCGTCACGGTATTGGCTCCCCGATGCTGGATCGCTGATGGATTGACAAAAGTTTTCCTTCTGGGAAATGCACAAGCACGCGCGCTGGCTTGCCAGTGGCAGGCAAAGGCTCTCTGGATCCAGTCGGGCTCCTTTGGACAACTGCACTGGCGATGGGAAACTGCTCCCCCTCCCTCCCCACGGCAAAAAGAGCATGCTGCCCCTCTGTGGAGAAGATTTTTTCACTAA
- a CDS encoding TolC family protein codes for MKSRGTLRNSLCSVGIGTTLLVFSLTSWGEVSPPSQEPLEHSLTRPPQGSQDAPVPPVPSAASPERVPPARPAPKNLPEVEEILAQMGPILGKPKEPHALDLERCFELAAIRSDQLKIDAQTVAAQQAIVAQTIATLFPSVQFVNQQNFRDFAGFGSFIGGTFVGGGRRYTSFNALTGSQLLFNGLATQNQIAAARAQAAASQFSLKRDYQLLYGNVAAAFYNALSFEGGLFILEDEAKALEALIGELEYRVSIGRSRPADLLLSKTNLANVRAQQEQTRGALSQQLQALAFYTGIPKEKLRLKETHPFPSPDVLERYLAQVGARPDILASVENLRAAERTLSATKGSLWPTVTAQGNFFLTQDPPSPGQWFVSLSASLPIFDGGLISARIQQQRAVVQQAQLQIEQLRRTADQQVRTAFDLLNSQIAQVLRFQEMARVAGLSYGAQLEDYRRGVVDLLTVLTALQQFHAARLQLHQAEMSARFQLINLFVTAGLTPDSTPRFLSLPR; via the coding sequence ATGAAATCCCGAGGAACTCTCCGAAATTCCCTTTGCAGCGTGGGGATCGGAACCACGCTCCTTGTGTTTTCCCTAACCTCGTGGGGTGAAGTGTCCCCCCCCTCCCAAGAGCCACTGGAACACAGTCTTACCCGACCACCCCAGGGATCCCAAGACGCCCCCGTTCCTCCGGTTCCTTCCGCAGCGTCTCCTGAACGTGTTCCCCCGGCCCGGCCGGCTCCCAAGAATCTTCCTGAGGTCGAGGAAATTTTGGCCCAGATGGGACCGATTCTGGGAAAACCCAAGGAACCTCACGCGCTGGATCTGGAGCGGTGCTTCGAACTCGCCGCGATTCGAAGTGATCAGCTGAAAATTGATGCGCAAACAGTCGCAGCCCAGCAAGCGATCGTTGCCCAGACTATTGCTACCCTCTTTCCTTCGGTCCAATTTGTGAACCAGCAGAACTTCCGGGACTTTGCTGGATTCGGTTCCTTTATTGGGGGAACGTTCGTAGGTGGCGGCCGACGATACACTTCCTTTAATGCTTTAACTGGATCACAACTTCTCTTTAACGGTTTGGCAACCCAAAATCAAATTGCGGCCGCTCGAGCACAGGCTGCGGCCTCCCAGTTTTCCCTCAAACGGGATTACCAGCTTCTTTACGGCAACGTGGCCGCCGCTTTTTATAATGCCCTTTCCTTTGAAGGAGGTCTTTTCATTTTGGAGGACGAAGCCAAGGCACTCGAAGCGCTCATTGGAGAGCTCGAATATCGCGTCTCCATTGGGCGCTCCCGGCCGGCCGATCTTCTGCTTTCCAAAACGAATCTAGCAAACGTGCGCGCGCAACAGGAACAAACCCGCGGAGCCCTCTCGCAGCAGCTTCAAGCACTTGCCTTTTATACGGGGATCCCAAAAGAAAAGCTTCGGCTCAAAGAAACCCACCCCTTTCCCTCCCCAGACGTCCTCGAACGATACCTAGCCCAGGTCGGCGCCCGGCCCGACATTTTAGCCAGTGTGGAAAACTTGCGGGCGGCCGAACGCACCCTTTCGGCTACGAAAGGTTCCCTTTGGCCCACCGTAACCGCCCAGGGCAATTTCTTTCTGACCCAAGACCCCCCCTCTCCCGGCCAATGGTTTGTTTCCCTCTCCGCTTCCCTTCCCATCTTTGATGGGGGTCTTATTTCCGCGAGGATCCAGCAGCAACGCGCAGTGGTCCAGCAGGCGCAACTCCAAATTGAACAACTCCGCCGGACCGCCGACCAACAGGTTCGCACGGCCTTCGATCTACTCAATTCGCAGATCGCCCAGGTCCTTCGTTTCCAAGAAATGGCAAGAGTAGCTGGGCTTAGCTACGGAGCCCAGCTGGAGGATTACCGGCGAGGGGTGGTGGATCTCCTGACCGTGCTCACGGCGCTCCAACAGTTTCACGCCGCGCGTTTGCAGCTCCACCAGGCCGAAATGTCGGCTCGCTTTCAACTCATCAACCTTTTTGTCACCGCCGGCTTGACTCCGGATTCAACCCCGCGCTTCCTTTCGCTTCCGCGCTAA
- the fmt gene encoding methionyl-tRNA formyltransferase, which yields MKIVFVGTGAFAVPTLEALAQSRHSILAVVTQPDRPAGRGQELTPSPVKEAALKFHLRIYQPERINAEHSVAQLRYLQPDVLLVCSYGQIVSKDVLEVPKVAALNVHGSLLPRHRGASPVQAAILHRDRETGVTVIWMDEGIDTGDILLAEKAMVRSTDTAQTLGERLSRMAPRVLLKALELLEEGKAPRIPQDPKLATYAPRLTKEDGRIDWSRPKEETEAQIRAMIPWPGAYTFVPDREGKKMLKIFRVIISLRARGKPGEVCRVDEHGILVAAGEKGGLLLREVQLEGKKRMAAKDFAHGFPIAPGMILG from the coding sequence ATGAAGATCGTTTTTGTGGGGACTGGTGCATTTGCGGTTCCAACCCTGGAGGCTTTGGCACAAAGCCGTCACTCGATTCTGGCAGTGGTGACGCAACCAGACCGGCCGGCTGGTCGTGGGCAAGAGTTGACCCCTTCCCCTGTCAAAGAAGCGGCACTCAAGTTTCATCTTCGGATCTACCAGCCGGAGCGGATTAATGCGGAGCATTCTGTCGCGCAGCTTCGCTATCTCCAACCGGATGTCCTGCTGGTGTGTTCGTACGGTCAGATTGTAAGCAAGGATGTGCTTGAGGTGCCCAAGGTAGCGGCTTTGAACGTGCATGGATCCTTACTTCCTCGACACCGGGGGGCTTCCCCGGTTCAAGCTGCCATTTTGCATCGTGACCGTGAAACGGGGGTCACTGTGATTTGGATGGATGAAGGCATTGATACTGGGGACATTCTTTTGGCTGAAAAGGCAATGGTTCGATCTACGGATACCGCACAGACCTTAGGGGAACGGTTGTCCCGAATGGCGCCTAGGGTCTTGCTCAAAGCGCTGGAACTCTTAGAGGAGGGCAAAGCGCCTCGTATTCCTCAGGATCCCAAACTTGCAACCTATGCCCCTCGATTAACCAAAGAGGATGGTCGCATTGACTGGAGCCGGCCGAAGGAGGAAACAGAGGCCCAGATTCGTGCGATGATCCCCTGGCCGGGTGCCTACACCTTTGTTCCCGATCGGGAAGGAAAGAAGATGCTCAAGATCTTTCGGGTCATCATTTCCCTGCGAGCCAGAGGAAAGCCCGGAGAGGTCTGCCGTGTGGATGAACATGGGATTTTGGTAGCGGCCGGTGAAAAGGGGGGGCTTCTTTTGCGGGAAGTCCAGCTGGAAGGAAAGAAACGGATGGCTGCAAAAGATTTTGCCCACGGTTTTCCCATTGCTCCCGGCATGATTCTGGGATGA
- a CDS encoding cytoplasmic protein: protein MRVGIAAQGISQRRQANPGQFDTLRASFLYCPRCQGARPVRERLLLVLPDREIYEYLCSECGEGIGKREVGPGAGDEGPRLYVSL from the coding sequence ATGCGAGTCGGTATTGCTGCGCAAGGGATTTCTCAACGCAGACAGGCAAATCCTGGGCAGTTTGACACGTTGCGTGCTTCCTTCCTTTACTGCCCCCGATGCCAGGGTGCTCGTCCTGTTCGGGAGCGACTCCTTCTGGTGCTTCCGGATCGTGAGATTTACGAATACCTTTGCTCTGAGTGTGGAGAAGGTATTGGAAAAAGGGAAGTCGGCCCGGGGGCGGGTGACGAGGGCCCCCGGCTGTACGTGAGCCTATGA
- a CDS encoding L-threonylcarbamoyladenylate synthase: MLRERCTIHQAVGLLVRGEPVILPTETVYGLTCDATSPQAVERLFALKGRDSRFPFALLVANLAEAERLTSHFPSKAKTLAKRFWPGPLTLVLPRGPAFPATVVHPGEPLGGLRVPDHPIAQAVLRRFGRPLAAPSANRSGDISPTTWEEARKPFEGLVTCALDGGECRLGFDSTVVSFEGEKASVLRLGALPLEELEKVIGKVDLPYESQRKGPRTRAFPKPLWIVQDLEELSGKNLARAGLLAWGVVPASYRRNLAVTCNLSARGDPSEAMPKFYRALRILLENPHVHCIFALLWPESGLGRSLNAKLQELGQTPNA; the protein is encoded by the coding sequence ATGCTTCGCGAACGTTGCACAATCCACCAGGCCGTTGGGCTACTTGTCCGGGGAGAGCCCGTCATTTTGCCTACCGAAACGGTCTACGGGCTTACCTGTGATGCCACCTCCCCCCAGGCTGTCGAGCGCCTTTTCGCTTTGAAAGGACGCGACAGCCGCTTTCCTTTCGCGCTTCTGGTTGCCAATCTTGCCGAGGCCGAAAGATTAACATCCCATTTCCCTTCCAAAGCCAAAACACTGGCCAAGCGATTCTGGCCGGGACCCCTTACTCTTGTTTTACCACGTGGGCCCGCTTTCCCGGCCACGGTCGTTCACCCAGGCGAACCCTTGGGGGGACTGCGAGTTCCGGACCACCCCATCGCACAAGCCGTTCTGCGGCGATTCGGAAGGCCTTTGGCCGCACCCAGTGCCAACCGCTCAGGCGACATCAGCCCAACAACATGGGAAGAGGCACGAAAACCCTTCGAGGGGCTGGTGACATGCGCGCTGGACGGGGGAGAATGCCGCTTGGGATTTGATTCTACCGTAGTGTCGTTTGAAGGAGAAAAAGCCAGCGTCCTGCGGTTGGGGGCTTTACCTTTGGAAGAGCTAGAAAAGGTCATTGGTAAAGTGGACCTCCCGTACGAGTCCCAGCGAAAAGGCCCCCGGACCCGAGCCTTTCCCAAACCGCTTTGGATTGTGCAGGATCTTGAAGAACTTTCCGGCAAAAACCTTGCCCGGGCAGGCCTTCTAGCTTGGGGAGTGGTCCCTGCAAGCTACCGAAGGAACCTTGCCGTCACGTGCAATCTTTCTGCCCGAGGAGACCCCTCGGAAGCCATGCCCAAGTTTTACCGCGCTCTGCGAATCCTTTTGGAAAACCCTCATGTGCATTGCATCTTTGCCCTGCTCTGGCCTGAATCGGGATTGGGTCGCTCGCTCAATGCCAAACTCCAAGAGCTCGGGCAAACTCCCAACGCCTAG
- the gyrA gene encoding DNA gyrase subunit A produces the protein MPESSPSSPDAPLQGGRIERVNVAEEMKNCFLDYSMSVIISRALPDVRDGLKPSQRRILYSMHELGLAPNRKHLKCAKIVGETMGNYHPHGDQAIYPTLVHMAQAWAMREPLVDGQGNFGSIEGDPPAAMRYTEARLSPLGALLMQDMEKDTVDFVPNYDETRKEPVVFPAAFPNLLVNGSTGIAVGMATNIPPHNLKEAIDAVCALIERPDLSIEELLSYIPGPDFPTGGVIVGTSGIREYFATGKGSIRIRGRLHIEESKTGRPLVIVDDIPFNVNRAMLVSRIGELITNKVLTDVTDVRDESDENTRIVLELKKEADPRVVVNNLYRLSALESVFAVNMLAIDGGRPRTLNLKELIECYLRHRREVVVRRTRFDLKKAEERAEILEAYLIALANLDDFLEVIRNSENRAEAKIRLRGYEFTKEQVEHFGIVIRNPARLHNGRYRLSDAQVDAILDLRLYQLTGLERRSIGEEYNQWREKIRELSELLGSEQKIMQVVKEELQAIREKHGDARRSEIMEEEEEVSLEDYITNECVIITMSHEGLIKRTSLTNYRSQRRGGRGVTGMVPQGMEGTDSRDFVEHLFTAATHDYLVFFTTEGRAHAVRVYEVPDMGRATRGRSIANLLELQPQEKVAAMVRIPFRRDDGGEDASWRSGGYLFFSTASGLVKKTALEEFRNIRRGGIMALGIEPGDRLIDVKLTQGSDEVVLVTRQGMSIRFSEKEVRPMGRQARGVRGIELEEGDEVVSVVVASSGATLLVAGENGLGKRTRFDEYRCQARGGKGIITMRRTENTGEVVGALSVCEEDEIMLITQNGLLVRIRVQEIPVVGRNTQGVRLIRLAEGDRLVALARVYPEDDREPELPA, from the coding sequence ATGCCTGAATCTTCTCCGTCCTCACCCGATGCTCCCCTTCAAGGAGGGCGCATCGAACGGGTCAACGTAGCCGAGGAAATGAAGAACTGTTTCCTCGACTACTCGATGTCCGTGATTATTTCCCGCGCGCTTCCCGATGTCCGGGATGGGCTTAAGCCCTCCCAGCGCCGGATCCTTTATTCCATGCATGAGCTCGGGCTTGCGCCTAACCGGAAGCATCTTAAGTGTGCCAAAATCGTCGGTGAAACCATGGGGAATTATCACCCTCATGGGGATCAAGCGATTTATCCCACTCTCGTTCATATGGCGCAAGCTTGGGCCATGAGGGAGCCCCTGGTGGACGGGCAGGGCAACTTTGGATCCATAGAGGGAGATCCTCCCGCGGCGATGCGATACACGGAAGCCCGGCTTTCTCCGCTGGGAGCGCTTCTGATGCAGGATATGGAGAAGGACACTGTCGATTTTGTTCCTAACTACGACGAGACGCGAAAAGAGCCCGTCGTTTTTCCTGCTGCTTTTCCCAATCTTCTGGTCAACGGCAGTACCGGTATCGCTGTGGGAATGGCCACCAATATCCCTCCCCATAATCTCAAGGAGGCCATTGATGCGGTGTGCGCGTTGATCGAACGGCCGGATCTTTCGATTGAGGAGCTTTTGTCGTATATACCGGGTCCGGATTTTCCCACCGGTGGTGTCATTGTTGGGACTTCGGGGATCCGGGAATATTTCGCAACGGGTAAAGGATCGATCCGGATTCGAGGCAGGCTCCATATTGAGGAATCCAAGACGGGACGACCGCTTGTGATCGTGGATGATATCCCCTTCAATGTCAACCGGGCGATGCTGGTGTCTCGGATTGGGGAACTCATTACCAATAAGGTTCTTACGGATGTGACCGACGTGCGTGATGAGTCGGATGAAAATACGAGGATCGTTTTAGAGCTAAAGAAGGAGGCAGATCCCCGTGTGGTCGTCAATAACCTTTACCGGTTAAGCGCACTCGAGAGTGTGTTTGCGGTTAACATGCTCGCCATTGACGGCGGTAGGCCGAGAACGCTTAACCTGAAAGAGCTTATAGAATGTTATCTTCGGCACCGCCGCGAAGTGGTGGTGCGCAGGACACGGTTCGACCTGAAAAAAGCTGAAGAGCGAGCGGAAATTCTGGAAGCCTATCTCATTGCACTTGCCAACTTGGACGATTTTTTGGAAGTGATTCGTAATTCTGAGAACCGGGCGGAGGCAAAAATCCGGCTCCGGGGTTACGAATTTACCAAAGAACAGGTGGAACATTTTGGGATTGTGATTCGCAATCCTGCTCGACTGCACAACGGCCGGTATCGTTTAAGCGATGCTCAAGTTGATGCCATTTTGGATCTACGGCTTTACCAATTGACTGGGCTGGAGCGCAGGAGTATTGGGGAGGAGTATAACCAGTGGAGAGAGAAGATTCGCGAGCTTTCGGAGCTTTTGGGGAGTGAGCAGAAAATCATGCAAGTTGTGAAAGAAGAGCTGCAAGCGATCCGAGAAAAGCACGGGGATGCGCGACGCAGTGAGATTATGGAGGAAGAAGAAGAAGTTTCCCTAGAGGATTATATTACCAATGAATGTGTGATTATCACCATGAGCCATGAGGGGTTGATTAAAAGAACGAGTCTGACGAATTACCGGTCACAGCGAAGGGGAGGGAGAGGGGTCACGGGTATGGTACCGCAGGGAATGGAAGGAACGGATTCAAGGGACTTTGTAGAGCACCTATTTACGGCTGCTACGCATGATTACCTTGTATTCTTTACGACTGAAGGCCGAGCGCATGCTGTTCGGGTGTACGAGGTTCCGGATATGGGGCGTGCGACCCGCGGAAGGAGTATTGCCAATCTTTTGGAGCTGCAGCCCCAAGAAAAAGTGGCGGCGATGGTGAGAATCCCCTTCCGGCGGGATGATGGGGGAGAGGATGCCAGCTGGCGGAGTGGGGGGTATCTCTTTTTCTCTACGGCGTCGGGGTTAGTCAAAAAGACGGCTTTGGAGGAGTTTCGGAATATCCGGAGGGGTGGGATTATGGCTTTAGGGATTGAGCCGGGAGATCGGCTCATTGATGTGAAGCTCACCCAGGGGTCGGATGAAGTGGTGCTGGTGACCCGGCAGGGGATGAGCATCCGGTTTTCCGAAAAAGAGGTCCGTCCCATGGGCCGGCAGGCACGCGGAGTGCGAGGTATTGAGTTGGAAGAGGGGGATGAAGTTGTGAGTGTGGTAGTGGCCAGCTCCGGAGCAACCCTTCTGGTTGCGGGGGAGAACGGCCTAGGCAAGCGGACCCGTTTTGATGAATACCGGTGCCAGGCAAGAGGTGGGAAGGGAATCATTACGATGCGCCGGACGGAGAACACGGGAGAAGTCGTCGGAGCGCTTTCGGTTTGCGAGGAGGATGAGATCATGCTCATCACGCAAAACGGGCTCCTGGTTCGCATCCGGGTCCAGGAAATCCCGGTAGTCGGGCGCAACACGCAGGGGGTCCGGCTGATTCGGCTTGCGGAGGGTGACCGGCTGGTTGCACTGGCTCGCGTGTATCCCGAAGACGATAGGGAACCGGAGCTGCCTGCCTGA